From Synechococcus sp. A10-1-5-1, a single genomic window includes:
- a CDS encoding Crp/Fnr family transcriptional regulator, whose protein sequence is MSFRFLPDAPASAVRMPVGQTVLLDPALHAGGSCIEVLEGMARVYCPCEETEGMTLAFLQPGDQLRTDRLCSEGVCVEALTPLVFSSDAQAAGGSGFDPVNEWTLQLLRIRHLGTAEQRLHALLSLLVHRLGRRCGDWCDLPFRLTHDRIGELIGATRVTTTRMISRFRQAELLEAPVGEGGLRLAPALVDSAPLSGGF, encoded by the coding sequence ATGTCCTTCCGCTTCCTCCCTGATGCCCCTGCCAGTGCCGTGCGGATGCCGGTGGGTCAAACCGTCTTGCTGGACCCCGCGCTTCACGCCGGCGGGAGCTGCATTGAGGTCCTGGAGGGCATGGCCCGTGTCTATTGCCCCTGTGAGGAGACCGAAGGGATGACCTTGGCCTTCTTGCAGCCTGGCGATCAGCTCCGCACCGATCGGCTCTGCAGTGAGGGTGTCTGTGTGGAGGCCTTGACCCCGTTGGTCTTCAGCAGTGACGCCCAGGCCGCGGGTGGTAGCGGTTTTGATCCCGTCAATGAGTGGACCCTGCAGCTGCTGCGCATTCGCCACCTGGGTACGGCTGAGCAGCGCTTGCATGCGCTCTTGAGCCTCTTGGTTCATCGTCTGGGTCGCCGCTGCGGCGACTGGTGCGACCTTCCCTTCCGCTTGACCCATGACCGGATTGGCGAGCTGATTGGCGCCACCCGGGTCACCACGACCCGGATGATCTCCAGGTTTCGTCAGGCCGAGCTGCTGGAGGCGCCAGTGGGGGAGGGCGGCCTTCGTCTGGCTCCTGCTCTGGTCGACTCTGCCCCTCTTTCAGGAGGGTTCTGA